A single Defluviitalea saccharophila DNA region contains:
- the yhbH gene encoding sporulation protein YhbH yields MAIFREFQKYGRDRSSEDRRRHRELVEKSIKENIGDIISEESIIGQAKNKKIKIPIRGLKEYYFKYGSNQKGIGSGDGSEKKGDRYHKGKYTNGNGDANQAGNEEGEDIYETEITIEDAIQYLFEDLDLPYLYRKQFTEIQSDSTGKRWGIQTKGIPPRISKKHTVIEKIKRKKQIQRNQSVDENERFPFHKDDIRYFRIQPKLKRDSNAVIICIMDTSGSMGQTKKYLARSFYFLLYQFVRIKYLHVEVVFIAHTTVAKEVTEDEFFHKGESGGTYISSGYQKALEIIKERYNPEVWNVYAFHCSDGDNWGEDNQKAIESAIELCKVCNMFGYGEIKTSTYTSTIMHKYMEEIKEPNFAMVKISSKEEVWSAFVELLNVEKKNSPKGWLS; encoded by the coding sequence ATGGCAATCTTTCGAGAGTTTCAAAAATATGGCAGAGACAGAAGCTCAGAAGACAGACGGCGCCATAGAGAGCTGGTGGAAAAAAGCATAAAAGAAAATATAGGGGATATTATTTCGGAAGAAAGCATTATAGGTCAGGCAAAAAATAAAAAAATCAAAATCCCCATAAGGGGGCTTAAGGAATATTATTTTAAATACGGCTCAAACCAAAAGGGAATAGGTTCAGGGGATGGCAGTGAAAAAAAAGGCGATCGCTACCACAAAGGAAAATATACGAATGGAAATGGTGATGCAAATCAAGCGGGAAACGAAGAAGGAGAAGACATCTATGAAACAGAAATCACCATCGAAGATGCCATACAGTATTTATTTGAAGATCTAGATCTTCCTTATCTTTATAGAAAACAGTTTACAGAGATTCAGTCCGATAGCACTGGTAAACGCTGGGGTATTCAAACAAAAGGCATTCCTCCACGCATTTCTAAAAAGCACACAGTCATAGAGAAGATCAAAAGAAAAAAGCAGATACAGCGTAACCAATCCGTAGATGAAAATGAAAGATTCCCCTTTCATAAGGATGATATCAGGTATTTTCGTATACAGCCAAAACTAAAAAGGGATTCCAATGCGGTGATTATCTGTATTATGGATACCTCCGGTTCTATGGGGCAAACAAAAAAGTATTTAGCAAGAAGCTTCTATTTTCTTTTATATCAATTTGTGCGGATCAAGTATCTCCATGTAGAAGTGGTCTTTATTGCCCATACGACCGTGGCAAAAGAAGTAACAGAGGATGAGTTTTTCCACAAGGGAGAATCCGGAGGAACTTATATCAGCAGCGGGTATCAAAAGGCATTGGAGATTATAAAAGAAAGATATAATCCGGAAGTGTGGAATGTATATGCGTTTCACTGCAGTGATGGGGATAACTGGGGAGAAGATAATCAAAAAGCTATAGAAAGTGCCATAGAGCTTTGCAAAGTCTGCAATATGTTTGGATATGGGGAAATTAAGACCAGTACATATACCAGTACGATTATGCATAAATACATGGAAGAAATCAAAGAACCTAATTTTGCAATGGTCAAAATATCCAGCAAAGAGGAAGTATGGTCGGCCTTTGTAGAGCTTTTAAATGTAGAAAAGAAAAATAGCCCGAAAGGGTGGTTGTCATGA
- a CDS encoding N-acetyltransferase, whose protein sequence is MIRKATIKDAAVIAEFNYCLAKETEALELNKETLYKGVQKVLSDESKGIYFVYEKDDKVVGQLMITKEWSDWRNGDFWWIQSVYVHKDYRRQGIYTSLFHHVKSIVDSDDTICGLRLYVEKENETAKNTYKALGMKETHYLLYELSAPNKSL, encoded by the coding sequence ATGATTAGAAAAGCTACTATAAAAGATGCCGCTGTTATTGCAGAATTTAATTATTGTTTAGCAAAAGAAACTGAAGCTCTTGAATTAAACAAAGAAACCTTGTATAAGGGTGTACAAAAAGTCCTTTCAGACGAATCCAAAGGCATTTATTTTGTTTACGAAAAAGACGACAAAGTCGTAGGTCAGTTGATGATTACTAAAGAATGGAGTGACTGGAGAAACGGAGACTTCTGGTGGATACAAAGTGTGTATGTACATAAGGACTACCGAAGACAAGGCATCTATACCTCATTATTCCATCATGTGAAGTCCATTGTAGATTCGGATGATACCATCTGCGGTCTGCGATTGTATGTTGAAAAAGAAAATGAAACCGCTAAAAACACATATAAAGCCCTGGGAATGAAAGAAACTCATTATCTGCTTTATGAATTATCAGCACCTAATAAAAGTCTGTGA
- a CDS encoding GumC family protein → MEEEISLRELIEVLLKGRKLIGIITAVAVILSVVVSFMMSPVYEARATLLANPIGSKQNKEITNSNDVLDTISQYPEMTIETYKEQFLNSEVVQATIIDLDLKDSEGNPMKIRSLRDKVTLEVVDKTNLIRVFVKDEDPEVAAKIANSLSENFIKFITRMTKRKGEQAVQAINEQLEATKKMLDEEAQKKRDYLKNAKDIEELNQEIVALRDQLTVYKQNLIDTDKQIHSDLKSLEALENSGIKSTNINIGAIKAKIQLNEVQGITNTNNTNNSSDSEQDGQVNTSRPSNTQNNTGSNMTIGQEIEFDVSNSSVLEGAMLAAHRTQMETRLIQNISEKEVLEQKIEEIQNRLTELRATLATEEYKYNEVMRNYELAEQSFQAYQAKKNEAEQNVAADIGKASIIISTSAVVPDVPSSPNKILNIAIGFVLGLMIGVFVVFFKSYWENTESK, encoded by the coding sequence ATGGAAGAAGAAATTAGCTTAAGGGAGCTTATTGAGGTTCTTTTAAAAGGCAGAAAATTAATAGGAATTATTACAGCGGTTGCTGTTATTCTTTCTGTTGTTGTTAGCTTTATGATGTCCCCGGTATATGAAGCAAGAGCAACACTTTTGGCAAATCCTATAGGTTCAAAGCAGAATAAAGAAATTACGAACAGCAATGATGTATTAGATACGATTAGCCAGTATCCTGAGATGACGATAGAAACCTATAAAGAACAGTTTTTGAATTCTGAAGTGGTACAAGCTACGATTATAGACTTGGATTTAAAGGATTCAGAAGGCAATCCTATGAAAATTCGTTCTTTAAGGGATAAAGTTACTTTGGAAGTGGTGGATAAGACGAATCTGATTCGTGTCTTCGTAAAAGATGAAGATCCCGAAGTAGCAGCAAAAATCGCTAATTCCCTTAGTGAGAATTTCATTAAATTTATTACACGAATGACCAAAAGAAAGGGAGAACAAGCGGTACAAGCGATCAACGAACAGTTAGAGGCAACAAAGAAAATGCTTGATGAAGAGGCTCAGAAGAAAAGAGATTATTTAAAAAATGCTAAGGATATAGAGGAGCTTAATCAGGAAATAGTAGCTCTCAGAGATCAATTGACAGTGTATAAGCAAAATTTGATTGATACGGATAAACAGATTCATTCTGATTTAAAAAGTTTGGAAGCTTTAGAGAATAGTGGAATAAAATCTACTAATATTAATATTGGAGCCATCAAAGCAAAGATACAGTTAAATGAAGTACAGGGTATCACAAATACAAACAATACAAATAATTCGAGTGACAGTGAACAGGACGGACAAGTAAATACCTCACGTCCAAGCAATACACAAAATAATACCGGAAGCAATATGACTATAGGTCAAGAGATAGAATTTGATGTTTCGAATTCTTCTGTCTTGGAAGGTGCAATGTTGGCTGCCCATAGAACCCAAATGGAGACAAGATTAATTCAAAATATATCTGAAAAAGAAGTTTTAGAACAGAAGATTGAAGAAATCCAAAATAGATTAACTGAACTTCGTGCAACTTTAGCTACGGAAGAATATAAGTATAACGAAGTCATGAGAAATTACGAATTAGCAGAGCAATCCTTCCAGGCATATCAAGCCAAAAAAAATGAAGCAGAACAAAACGTAGCTGCAGATATTGGTAAAGCAAGTATCATTATATCTACTTCAGCTGTAGTGCCAGATGTGCCATCATCACCTAACAAAATCCTTAATATAGCAATTGGATTTGTTCTTGGATTAATGATAGGGGTATTTGTAGTTTTCTTTAAATCCTATTGGGAAAATACAGAAAGTAAGTAA
- a CDS encoding acyl-CoA dehydratase activase-related protein: protein MINKLHMGLDVGSTTVKVVVIDSENVILFSRYQRHFSDIKQTIIDLLNETYRVFRDEQITISVTGSGGLSVSEWLNIPFVQEVIAGAKSVETFIPHTDVAIELGGEDAKITYFEGSIEQRMNGTCAGGTGAFIDQMATLLQTDAAGLNELAKQHKTIYPIAARCGVFAKTDVQPLLNEGAAKEDIAISVFQAVVTQTISGLACGKPIKGNVAFLGGPLSFLSELRTCFIKTLKLKPNEIIVPKDGEYFVALGAALLSKEQKAIPFKNLHKTLPNLKEAQNYEIQRLRPLFLNEDELNAFYKRHDSHKVKREALSSYEGKCFLGIDAGSTTTKAALIDEKGALLYSYYGSNEGNPLTSAIRILKEIYEKLPPKASIAYSAVTGYGEALLKAALKIDIGEIETVAHYKAANFFLPGVDFILDIGGQDMKCLHVKDEVIDKILLNEACSSGCGSFIETFATSLNMSVNDFAKEALLAKNPVDLGSRCTVFMNSRVKQAQKEGATIGDLSAGLSYSVIKNALLKVIKLRNPKDIGDKVIVQGGTFYNDAILRSFELVSGKEAVRPDIAGIMGAFGAALIAKERYSGEESTLLSPGLLNTFKAETSQKRCPLCPNQCHLTVNTFSDGRHFISGNRCEKGAGVEASKETLPNLFDYKYKKIFGYKPLSKEQAARGTIGIPRVLNIYENYPFWFTFFTQLGFQVEISSRSSKKIYEAGIETIPSESVCYPAKLVHGHIMNLIDKGVTRIFYPCIPHEKKEQKQADNNFNCPIVTSYPEVVKNNMEILKEKNILFLNPFLPMDDMKRLIERLTEELRELKISKQEIVTAVNLAWEEKERVKEDIRRKGEEVLKYLKENNKKGIVLSGRPYHIDPEIHHGIPNLITSLGMAVLTEDSVAHLGAIERPLRVVDQWVYHSRLYAAAHFVGREENLELVQLNSFGCGLDAVTTDQVQEILSQYGKIYTTLKIDEGNQLGAARIRLRSLKAAMEERIKNAEKNTESKPGEKIEYKRVPFTKEMTNNYTILVPQMAPYQFEFVQEAFRASGYQMELLPSVDYQAVDVGLKYVNNDACYPSIIVIGQLISALQSGKYDIHRTAVMITQTGGGCRATNYIAFLRKALKDADMGHVPVISLNALGMEKNPGFKITPKLINKSMMALVYGDLLMRVLLRVRPYETIQGSSHLLYRKWAEKCKESIRRGNHKEFTQIVHDIVKDFDQLEINNIRKPKVGLVGEILVKFHPTANNNAIGIIEKEGAEAVVPDLTDFLLYCAYNPSFKHDYLSGSRKAKWIGLALIKFIEYYRSEMKKALQNSKRFEPPKSIFDLAKEASTLLSLGNQTGEGWFLTAEMIELIESGVENILCMQPFACLPNHVTGKAMIKPLKQKYPNANIVAIDYDPGASEVNQLNRIKLMLSTAFKNLRPRNQEPASTIVRNQKEKEMFSS, encoded by the coding sequence ATGATCAATAAGCTCCATATGGGATTGGATGTTGGTTCAACTACCGTTAAAGTAGTTGTTATAGATAGTGAAAATGTTATTCTTTTTTCTCGTTATCAAAGGCATTTCTCTGACATCAAGCAAACCATCATAGACCTCTTAAATGAAACCTATAGGGTGTTTAGGGATGAGCAGATCACCATAAGCGTAACCGGTTCCGGAGGGTTGTCTGTTTCAGAATGGCTTAATATCCCCTTTGTCCAGGAAGTAATCGCAGGAGCAAAATCTGTAGAAACCTTTATTCCTCACACAGATGTGGCCATCGAATTGGGAGGAGAAGATGCAAAAATCACCTATTTTGAAGGTTCCATTGAGCAAAGAATGAATGGTACTTGTGCCGGAGGAACTGGTGCATTCATTGACCAAATGGCTACTTTGCTTCAAACAGATGCCGCAGGCCTCAATGAATTGGCTAAACAGCATAAAACGATTTATCCCATTGCCGCAAGATGCGGGGTGTTTGCAAAAACCGATGTACAGCCCCTTTTGAATGAAGGAGCTGCTAAAGAGGATATAGCTATCTCCGTTTTTCAAGCAGTGGTTACACAAACCATAAGCGGTCTTGCCTGCGGAAAACCCATAAAAGGAAATGTGGCTTTCTTAGGCGGGCCTCTATCCTTTTTATCAGAGCTTAGAACATGTTTTATTAAAACATTAAAGTTAAAGCCCAATGAAATCATCGTTCCAAAAGACGGTGAATATTTTGTAGCTCTTGGAGCTGCGCTATTGTCTAAGGAGCAGAAGGCTATACCTTTTAAGAACTTACATAAAACTCTACCTAATTTAAAGGAAGCCCAGAACTATGAAATTCAACGGCTACGTCCATTATTTTTAAATGAAGACGAACTGAATGCTTTTTACAAAAGGCATGACTCCCATAAAGTGAAGCGTGAAGCATTATCCTCCTATGAAGGAAAATGCTTTTTGGGAATTGATGCAGGCTCTACTACTACCAAAGCTGCATTAATCGACGAAAAAGGTGCGCTCTTGTATTCCTATTACGGAAGTAACGAAGGAAATCCCCTTACTTCTGCCATACGGATTTTAAAGGAAATATATGAAAAACTTCCACCAAAAGCATCTATTGCTTATTCTGCCGTAACCGGATATGGTGAAGCCCTCTTAAAGGCTGCACTCAAAATAGACATAGGAGAGATTGAGACAGTAGCTCATTATAAGGCTGCTAATTTTTTCCTTCCCGGTGTTGATTTTATATTGGACATCGGAGGTCAAGACATGAAGTGCCTTCATGTAAAAGATGAAGTAATTGATAAAATTTTATTAAACGAAGCCTGTTCTTCAGGCTGTGGTTCTTTCATAGAAACCTTTGCTACTTCTTTAAATATGAGCGTTAATGATTTTGCAAAGGAAGCCCTTCTTGCTAAAAATCCTGTAGACCTTGGTTCTCGCTGTACCGTGTTTATGAACTCGAGGGTTAAACAGGCACAAAAAGAAGGCGCAACCATCGGAGATTTATCTGCCGGACTTTCTTATTCAGTAATTAAAAATGCTCTATTAAAGGTAATCAAACTTAGAAATCCTAAAGACATTGGGGATAAAGTCATCGTTCAAGGGGGAACCTTCTATAACGATGCCATCCTTAGAAGCTTTGAGTTGGTTTCAGGAAAAGAAGCTGTTAGACCGGATATTGCTGGAATTATGGGGGCCTTCGGTGCTGCCTTAATTGCAAAAGAACGTTATAGTGGAGAAGAAAGTACTCTTTTATCTCCTGGCTTGCTCAATACTTTTAAAGCCGAGACCAGCCAAAAACGATGCCCTCTTTGTCCTAATCAGTGCCACTTAACGGTGAATACCTTTTCTGACGGAAGGCATTTTATTTCCGGAAATCGCTGCGAGAAAGGTGCAGGGGTTGAAGCTTCGAAAGAAACTCTGCCAAATTTATTTGATTATAAATACAAAAAGATTTTTGGCTATAAACCTCTTTCTAAAGAACAAGCTGCAAGAGGAACTATTGGAATCCCTAGAGTTCTGAATATATATGAAAACTATCCTTTTTGGTTTACCTTTTTTACTCAGCTAGGATTCCAGGTAGAAATATCCTCCAGATCCTCGAAAAAGATTTATGAGGCGGGAATAGAAACCATCCCCTCCGAATCGGTTTGCTACCCTGCAAAATTGGTTCATGGCCATATCATGAATTTGATTGATAAAGGGGTTACAAGAATTTTCTATCCCTGTATTCCCCATGAGAAAAAAGAACAGAAACAGGCTGATAATAATTTCAACTGTCCTATTGTGACTTCTTATCCGGAAGTTGTTAAAAACAATATGGAAATATTAAAAGAAAAGAATATCCTTTTTTTGAATCCTTTTCTCCCAATGGATGATATGAAAAGGCTGATTGAAAGGCTTACTGAAGAACTGCGTGAATTAAAGATTTCTAAACAGGAAATTGTAACGGCAGTGAATTTAGCCTGGGAAGAAAAAGAAAGAGTAAAAGAAGATATCAGGCGTAAAGGAGAAGAAGTTTTAAAATACTTAAAAGAAAACAACAAGAAAGGAATCGTGTTAAGCGGCAGACCTTATCACATCGACCCGGAAATCCATCACGGAATACCTAATCTGATCACAAGTTTAGGAATGGCAGTTCTTACTGAGGACTCCGTTGCTCATTTAGGAGCTATCGAACGGCCCCTAAGGGTGGTGGACCAATGGGTATACCATTCAAGGCTATACGCTGCTGCTCACTTTGTAGGAAGAGAAGAAAATCTGGAACTGGTGCAATTAAACTCCTTTGGATGTGGCTTGGACGCCGTAACCACGGACCAGGTACAAGAGATTTTAAGTCAATACGGTAAAATCTATACCACTCTTAAGATTGACGAGGGCAATCAATTAGGCGCTGCTAGAATTCGTCTTCGTTCTCTAAAGGCTGCCATGGAAGAAAGGATAAAAAATGCCGAAAAGAATACGGAGTCGAAGCCAGGTGAAAAGATAGAATATAAAAGAGTTCCTTTTACTAAGGAAATGACAAATAACTATACTATATTAGTGCCGCAGATGGCTCCTTATCAATTCGAATTTGTTCAAGAAGCTTTCCGAGCATCGGGATATCAGATGGAATTACTGCCTTCAGTAGATTATCAAGCTGTGGATGTAGGACTTAAGTATGTCAACAATGATGCCTGCTACCCCTCGATCATTGTAATCGGTCAGCTTATTTCAGCCCTGCAGTCCGGTAAATATGATATCCATAGAACTGCCGTAATGATTACCCAAACCGGCGGCGGATGCCGTGCAACCAACTATATTGCATTCCTTAGAAAAGCTCTAAAGGATGCCGATATGGGGCATGTTCCGGTGATTTCTCTCAATGCTTTAGGAATGGAGAAAAATCCAGGATTTAAAATTACTCCAAAGCTCATCAATAAAAGTATGATGGCGCTAGTATACGGAGATCTTCTGATGAGAGTGCTTCTTCGAGTAAGGCCTTATGAAACCATACAAGGCTCTTCTCATTTGCTTTATAGAAAATGGGCGGAAAAATGCAAAGAATCCATCCGAAGAGGCAATCATAAAGAATTTACTCAAATCGTCCATGATATTGTAAAGGACTTTGATCAATTAGAGATTAATAACATAAGAAAACCTAAAGTCGGATTAGTAGGAGAAATTTTAGTAAAATTCCATCCAACCGCCAACAATAATGCCATCGGTATTATTGAAAAAGAAGGGGCAGAGGCAGTTGTACCCGACTTAACGGACTTTTTACTATACTGTGCTTACAATCCAAGTTTTAAACACGACTATTTGTCCGGAAGCCGTAAAGCAAAATGGATTGGATTAGCTTTAATAAAATTTATAGAGTATTATCGCTCCGAAATGAAAAAGGCTCTTCAAAACAGTAAACGGTTTGAGCCTCCTAAATCCATATTTGATTTGGCAAAAGAAGCTTCTACTCTCCTTTCTTTGGGAAATCAAACCGGAGAAGGCTGGTTCTTAACTGCTGAAATGATTGAACTCATTGAGTCAGGAGTAGAAAACATTTTATGTATGCAGCCTTTTGCATGTCTGCCTAATCATGTTACTGGAAAGGCTATGATAAAACCTTTAAAACAAAAATATCCTAATGCCAATATCGTAGCCATAGACTATGACCCCGGAGCCAGTGAAGTAAACCAACTCAATCGAATAAAACTGATGCTTTCAACCGCCTTTAAAAACCTCAGGCCTAGAAATCAAGAACCTGCTTCCACAATTGTTCGCAATCAAAAAGAAAAAGAGATGTTCTCCTCATAG
- a CDS encoding PrkA family serine protein kinase, which yields MGITDFFTLIQKDREERKTLDFKGTLLDYLHIVKESPEISALSHERLYKLIVEPGVEVIKTEENPRLRRIYGKDTIKKYKFFEDDFFGIDDVLMKLVRYFHSAAMRGEESRQVLYLVGPVGSGKSSLIESLKRLLESSPPIYALEGCPMREEPLHLIPKHLRPVFEKELNVKIEGDLCPVCRYRLKNEFKGQYEKFPVIAVDFSIRSRKGIGVVPPVDPNNQDTSVLIGSVDISKMDLYPEDDPRVFALNGAFNAGNRGIVEFIEVFKNDVEYLHTMITATQEKSIPSPGKGSMIYFDGVILAHSNEAEWNKFKADHTNEAILDRIVKIEVPYCLELNEEMKIYEKILRKSNFKAHIAPHTIEVASMFAILSRLAPSNKVDPMTKLKIYNGEEIIEKGTTKRIDVMELREEAGREGMTGISTRFIMKALDSALSDSEHNCINPLSVMECLIKEVKEMAIPEDLKKKYLGFLQDSIKKEYHQILEKEVTKAFIHGYREQAQDLFNNYLDHAEAFVNKTKLKDPNTGEELEPDEEFLHSIEQQLGITQSAAKGFRQDVTAYMFAVLRNGGKIDYTCYEPLKEAIEKKLTASVRELSRIITKSKVRDQEQSKKYDAMVEEMKRNGYCDHCCNVILKYAANNLWKD from the coding sequence ATGGGCATAACCGATTTTTTCACACTTATACAAAAAGATCGGGAAGAAAGAAAAACACTGGATTTTAAAGGAACCCTATTGGATTATTTACATATTGTAAAAGAATCTCCTGAAATCAGTGCACTTTCCCACGAAAGGTTATATAAGCTTATTGTAGAACCAGGGGTAGAGGTGATTAAAACCGAAGAAAATCCAAGACTAAGAAGAATTTATGGTAAAGATACCATTAAAAAATACAAATTCTTTGAAGATGATTTTTTCGGTATTGATGATGTACTGATGAAATTAGTGCGATACTTTCACTCTGCAGCCATGAGGGGAGAAGAATCAAGGCAGGTACTATACCTTGTAGGCCCGGTGGGTTCAGGTAAATCCTCTTTAATTGAATCCTTAAAGAGATTACTTGAATCTAGTCCGCCGATTTATGCATTGGAAGGCTGTCCAATGAGAGAAGAACCACTTCATCTTATACCTAAACACCTAAGACCTGTCTTTGAAAAAGAGCTTAATGTAAAGATTGAAGGGGATTTATGTCCCGTATGCAGATATCGACTTAAGAATGAATTTAAAGGTCAATATGAAAAATTCCCTGTAATCGCTGTTGACTTTTCTATTCGTTCTAGAAAGGGGATAGGCGTTGTTCCGCCAGTAGACCCAAATAATCAGGATACTTCAGTTCTTATTGGTTCTGTAGATATTTCAAAGATGGATTTATACCCCGAGGACGATCCCAGGGTTTTTGCATTAAATGGGGCTTTTAATGCAGGCAATAGAGGTATTGTAGAATTCATCGAAGTATTTAAGAACGATGTAGAATATCTGCATACTATGATTACAGCGACTCAAGAAAAATCCATTCCTTCACCGGGAAAAGGGTCTATGATTTATTTTGATGGCGTCATATTAGCCCATTCCAATGAAGCGGAATGGAATAAATTTAAAGCAGACCATACCAACGAAGCCATTTTAGATAGAATTGTTAAGATTGAGGTGCCCTATTGCTTAGAACTTAATGAAGAAATGAAAATCTATGAAAAAATTCTTAGAAAATCTAATTTTAAGGCCCATATTGCTCCCCATACCATAGAAGTTGCTTCTATGTTTGCCATACTTAGCCGTCTTGCACCTTCTAACAAGGTAGATCCTATGACCAAATTAAAGATCTATAACGGGGAAGAAATCATTGAAAAAGGAACTACCAAGAGAATCGATGTTATGGAACTGAGAGAAGAAGCAGGAAGAGAAGGGATGACGGGAATTTCTACTCGATTTATTATGAAGGCGTTAGACAGTGCCCTGTCAGATTCGGAACATAACTGTATTAATCCTTTAAGCGTTATGGAATGTTTAATTAAAGAAGTCAAGGAAATGGCGATACCGGAAGATTTGAAGAAAAAATATCTGGGATTTCTACAGGACAGCATCAAGAAGGAATATCATCAGATATTGGAAAAAGAAGTGACGAAGGCGTTTATCCACGGATATAGAGAGCAGGCTCAGGATTTATTTAATAATTATTTAGACCATGCGGAAGCCTTTGTAAATAAAACAAAACTAAAAGATCCAAATACAGGGGAAGAATTAGAACCGGATGAAGAATTTTTACATTCCATCGAACAGCAGCTGGGGATTACCCAGAGTGCAGCAAAGGGATTTAGACAGGATGTAACAGCATATATGTTTGCAGTCCTTAGAAACGGTGGAAAGATTGATTATACCTGCTATGAACCCCTAAAGGAAGCCATAGAAAAGAAATTAACGGCATCGGTTAGGGAACTCTCCAGAATTATTACCAAATCAAAAGTGCGAGATCAGGAGCAAAGTAAAAAATATGATGCTATGGTTGAGGAAATGAAGAGAAACGGCTACTGCGACCACTGCTGTAATGTGATCCTAAAATATGCGGCCAATAATCTTTGGAAAGATTAG
- a CDS encoding SpoVR family protein, with translation MNYSLDELKYWNEKIEKLAEEKGLDFYPQEFEIISFEDMLCYESYVGMPSHYPHWSFGKAYEKLKTLYQYNLTGLPYEMVINSNPCIAYLMKDNTLILQILTMAHVYAHNDFFKNNRLFKENTNAKLAVEMFKNHANRIRSYIQDPSIGYEKVERILDAAHSIRYQCGLSEKKNEEEKEKKKEYENLIEFLIDYGDGEDWEKDILNIVMEETRYFIPQMENKIMNEGWASWWHYNILKELDLDHGNHIEFLKIHNSVIRPSTGRINPYYMGFKIWEDLVRRYEDPQKIFEVRALERDSSFIRRYLNFELCREMNLLEFEEQDRYYVITEVADEQGWRNIRNHLADIVGMGSIPKIIVKDTKKSDNTLLLKHLFDGRELEATNTFETLKYVARLWGGKVVLDTTMNKSKKRIVCSSDGKISLE, from the coding sequence ATGAATTATTCATTAGACGAATTAAAATATTGGAATGAAAAAATAGAAAAATTGGCAGAAGAAAAGGGCTTGGATTTTTATCCCCAGGAATTTGAAATCATCAGCTTTGAAGATATGCTTTGCTACGAATCCTATGTAGGTATGCCGTCTCATTATCCTCACTGGAGCTTTGGGAAAGCCTACGAAAAATTAAAGACCTTATACCAGTATAATCTTACGGGGCTTCCCTACGAGATGGTGATTAACTCCAATCCATGCATTGCCTATTTAATGAAAGACAATACTTTAATACTTCAGATTTTAACCATGGCCCATGTATATGCCCATAATGATTTCTTCAAAAACAACAGGCTTTTTAAGGAAAACACCAATGCCAAGTTAGCCGTAGAAATGTTTAAAAACCATGCCAATAGAATCCGCTCCTATATACAAGATCCCAGCATAGGTTATGAGAAAGTAGAGCGTATTTTAGATGCCGCCCATTCCATTCGCTATCAATGTGGACTTTCAGAAAAGAAAAACGAGGAAGAAAAAGAGAAAAAGAAAGAATACGAAAATCTGATCGAATTTCTAATAGATTATGGAGACGGTGAAGACTGGGAAAAAGATATCTTAAATATTGTTATGGAAGAAACAAGATATTTTATTCCCCAGATGGAAAACAAAATCATGAATGAAGGCTGGGCGAGCTGGTGGCACTATAATATACTTAAGGAATTGGATTTGGATCATGGGAATCATATAGAGTTTTTAAAAATCCATAACTCAGTGATTCGTCCTTCTACCGGCAGAATCAACCCTTATTACATGGGATTTAAAATATGGGAGGATCTAGTCCGTCGCTATGAAGATCCGCAGAAAATATTTGAAGTAAGGGCCCTTGAAAGAGACTCTTCCTTTATTAGAAGATATCTTAATTTTGAGCTTTGCAGAGAAATGAATCTCCTGGAGTTTGAAGAACAGGACAGATATTATGTCATAACGGAAGTAGCCGATGAGCAAGGCTGGAGAAATATAAGAAATCATCTGGCTGACATCGTTGGAATGGGCAGTATTCCAAAAATTATTGTAAAGGATACCAAGAAAAGTGATAACACCTTATTACTTAAGCATCTGTTTGACGGAAGAGAATTGGAGGCTACCAATACCTTTGAGACACTAAAATATGTTGCTAGGCTGTGGGGAGGGAAAGTGGTCTTAGATACCACCATGAATAAATCTAAGAAAAGAATCGTATGCAGCAGTGACGGTAAAATATCACTGGAATAG